One genomic segment of Streptomyces sp. TLI_146 includes these proteins:
- a CDS encoding DUF389 domain-containing protein, producing the protein MLHLRLNVPADLTDEVVRTLEATVGTAHLAVVPGASRNPAGDLVLCDVAREAGDELLGDLRALGLDRSGAIAVENIDLSLSKRAEKAEAEAPGEGVDAVLWEQLTDATHEESTLTVTYVAFLAIATMLAACGVMLDNAILIVGAMAVGPEFGPLAGISTALVQRAPGLVWRSLTALVVGFAAAMVLTAGFGWLLDQVGLFDKAMLEADRPNTAFIWKPDWMSFVVAFLAGVAGTLSLTSAKSGALIGVAISVTTVPAAANAAMAFTYKEYAQTWGSSGQLLANLGGIVLAGVLTLLTQKSLLASVRRRRTPTR; encoded by the coding sequence TTGCTGCATCTGCGTCTGAACGTGCCCGCCGATCTGACCGACGAGGTGGTGCGGACCCTGGAGGCCACGGTGGGCACCGCCCATCTGGCCGTCGTCCCGGGCGCCTCCCGCAACCCCGCGGGCGATCTGGTGCTGTGCGACGTCGCCCGCGAGGCCGGGGACGAACTCCTCGGCGACCTGCGGGCCCTCGGTCTCGACCGGTCCGGGGCGATCGCCGTCGAGAACATCGACCTGTCGCTGTCCAAGCGCGCCGAGAAGGCCGAGGCGGAGGCCCCGGGCGAGGGCGTGGACGCGGTGCTCTGGGAGCAACTGACGGACGCCACCCACGAGGAGTCGACGCTCACGGTCACCTATGTGGCGTTCCTGGCGATCGCCACGATGCTCGCGGCGTGCGGTGTGATGCTCGACAACGCCATTCTGATCGTGGGCGCGATGGCGGTCGGTCCCGAGTTCGGGCCGCTGGCCGGGATCTCCACGGCGCTCGTCCAGCGTGCGCCCGGACTGGTGTGGCGCTCGCTCACCGCGCTGGTGGTGGGCTTCGCCGCGGCCATGGTGCTGACGGCCGGATTCGGCTGGCTCCTGGACCAGGTGGGGCTCTTCGACAAGGCCATGCTGGAGGCGGACCGCCCGAACACCGCGTTCATCTGGAAGCCGGACTGGATGTCGTTCGTCGTGGCCTTCCTGGCGGGTGTCGCCGGAACCCTCTCGCTCACCTCGGCCAAGTCCGGGGCGCTGATCGGGGTCGCCATCTCGGTGACCACGGTCCCGGCGGCGGCCAACGCCGCCATGGCGTTCACCTACAAGGAGTACGCCCAGACCTGGGGCTCCAGCGGTCAGCTCCTCGCCAACCTGGGCGGGATCGTCCTCGCGGGCGTCCTCACCCTGCTCACCCAGAAGTCACTCCTGGCGAGCGTGCGCCGACGCCGTACACCGACGCGCTGA
- a CDS encoding SIS domain-containing protein, with protein MSGTRITFLDGQAGQPQALERVIAHVRRQLDGPVGERLRDVRRPLLAGIGASYAALALPVEVLRGHGVPAQRVLASEIEEGLGGFETDLLVGVSQSGRSSETIAAFRAARGVPTLAVLNVTPSSLGTLAGLTVDLGNEPDSCASTVGFTGTVIALDLIAGVIAGRDGDAWDGVPEQAEAVRRRAARAFASLRTRAARCVAADCVASGASRCTAEEAALLLREVPRMPASASVTRNYLHGEMESAGNTLHLVFGCGREVALARSLSAAGHLTLLVTTARVEASENLAVVRLPDSSPGARVVLETVVAQELVAALSDERNVPIESIVFINDDTKEGGIVLADFVRAAPVAVS; from the coding sequence ATGTCCGGAACGCGAATCACCTTCCTCGACGGCCAGGCCGGCCAGCCGCAGGCGCTGGAACGCGTGATCGCCCATGTGCGGCGGCAGTTGGACGGTCCCGTGGGCGAGCGGCTGCGTGACGTCCGGCGCCCGCTCCTCGCGGGCATCGGCGCCTCGTACGCGGCGCTGGCGCTGCCGGTCGAGGTACTGCGCGGCCACGGGGTGCCCGCCCAGCGGGTGCTCGCCAGCGAGATCGAGGAAGGGCTCGGCGGCTTCGAGACCGATCTGCTCGTCGGCGTGTCGCAGAGCGGCCGCAGCTCGGAGACGATCGCGGCGTTCCGGGCGGCGCGCGGCGTGCCGACCCTCGCCGTCCTCAACGTCACCCCGTCCTCCCTCGGCACCCTGGCCGGGCTGACCGTCGACCTCGGCAACGAGCCCGACTCCTGCGCCTCGACGGTCGGCTTCACCGGTACGGTCATCGCCCTCGACCTGATCGCGGGGGTGATCGCGGGCCGCGACGGGGATGCCTGGGACGGCGTCCCCGAGCAGGCCGAGGCCGTGCGGAGGCGGGCGGCCCGTGCCTTCGCCTCGCTGCGGACCCGCGCCGCGCGGTGCGTCGCCGCCGACTGCGTCGCCTCCGGCGCCTCCCGGTGCACCGCCGAGGAGGCGGCGCTGCTGCTGCGCGAGGTGCCCCGGATGCCGGCCTCTGCCTCGGTCACCCGCAACTACCTGCACGGCGAGATGGAGTCGGCGGGCAACACGCTGCACCTCGTCTTCGGCTGCGGCCGCGAGGTCGCGCTCGCCCGGTCCCTGTCGGCGGCCGGCCATCTGACCCTGCTGGTGACCACCGCGCGGGTCGAGGCATCGGAGAACCTCGCCGTCGTCCGGCTGCCCGACAGCTCGCCCGGCGCCCGGGTCGTCCTGGAGACGGTCGTGGCGCAGGAGCTGGTGGCGGCGCTGAGCGACGAACGGAACGTACCCATCGAGTCGATCGTCTTCATCAACGACGACACCAAGGAGGGCGGCATCGTCCTCGCGGACTTCGTGCGGGCCGCCCCCGTGGCGGTCTCCTGA
- a CDS encoding glycoside hydrolase family 88 protein, whose protein sequence is MNRRQLLAASAVLATATPFTAPSAADAHSGLPSEYEIVAVLRRVADHWLATHTDPGDNGWARATFFSGLMALHRLTGDARYLTYARNWAESHAYGLIGGVTTRHADNQCAGQTYLDLHRLEPEPSKIAAIEECLHRMTAVDRPAKDDDWWWADALHMAMPPFARLGVLRRDTAYTDKLHRLYTHTKRTEGGPGLYDAASGLWFRDKRFAPGLPGAITSPSGRPVVWSRGNGWVAGAHVKTLKALPPQDPWVPEYRETLVRLLTAVRRVQRPDGFWNVNLADPGHFPGPETSGTSFFTYATAHAVRAGLVSRADFLPVAARAWRGLVSTAVHPDGFLGYVQGVGDRPDSSRPVTYDTTADFGVGAFLLAGTELVALCR, encoded by the coding sequence ATGAATCGTCGTCAACTGCTCGCAGCAAGTGCCGTGTTGGCGACCGCGACCCCCTTCACGGCACCCTCCGCGGCAGACGCCCACAGCGGCCTCCCGTCCGAGTACGAGATCGTGGCCGTCCTTCGGAGGGTCGCCGACCACTGGCTGGCGACGCACACCGACCCCGGTGACAACGGCTGGGCCCGGGCCACGTTCTTCAGCGGCCTCATGGCACTGCACCGGCTGACCGGCGACGCCCGCTACCTCACGTACGCACGGAACTGGGCCGAGAGCCATGCGTACGGCCTCATCGGCGGTGTGACCACCCGGCACGCGGACAACCAGTGCGCCGGGCAGACCTACCTCGACCTCCACCGCCTGGAACCCGAGCCGTCGAAGATCGCGGCCATCGAGGAGTGCCTGCACCGCATGACCGCCGTCGACCGTCCCGCCAAGGACGACGACTGGTGGTGGGCGGACGCGCTGCACATGGCGATGCCGCCGTTCGCCCGGCTCGGCGTGCTGCGCCGGGACACCGCGTACACCGACAAGCTCCACCGCCTCTACACCCACACCAAGCGCACCGAGGGCGGCCCCGGTCTGTACGACGCGGCGAGCGGCCTGTGGTTCCGCGACAAGCGGTTCGCCCCCGGCCTGCCCGGCGCGATCACCTCGCCCTCGGGCAGGCCCGTCGTCTGGTCGCGCGGCAACGGCTGGGTCGCCGGCGCCCATGTGAAGACCCTCAAGGCGCTGCCCCCGCAGGACCCGTGGGTGCCCGAGTACCGCGAGACGCTGGTGCGCCTGCTCACCGCCGTCCGCCGGGTCCAGCGCCCCGACGGCTTCTGGAACGTGAACCTCGCCGACCCCGGCCACTTCCCCGGCCCGGAGACCAGCGGCACGTCCTTCTTCACCTATGCGACCGCCCACGCGGTACGGGCCGGGCTCGTCTCCCGCGCGGACTTCCTCCCCGTCGCCGCCCGTGCCTGGCGCGGCCTCGTCTCCACCGCGGTACACCCCGACGGCTTCCTCGGCTATGTCCAGGGCGTCGGCGACCGCCCCGACTCCAGCCGGCCCGTCACGTACGACACCACGGCGGACTTCGGCGTCGGCGCCTTCCTGCTGGCCGGTACGGAACTGGTGGCGCTCTGCCGCTGA
- a CDS encoding amino acid permease — translation MGYPRKLTRRFHAFDNFAISFTIINIISGIFSAFGFGMGAGGPRILVFGWIGVSVMVLFVGAAMGEIASAYPTSGALYFSAGKLAKRHRGAWSWYTGWLNFVGQVGGTAATNYAAATFIQAFVSMQWPSYDPTPQQTVGIAAVILVVQALANTYTVQLVAVVNRISVWWLLVGMVVIVAALTFKPSHHQSASFANHFVNTTGFSNGLYAAMLGLLVTSWTFTGFDGSFHMSEETVKATVNTPKGIMRAIIYSALAGLVLMLALVYAIRDYAGEAGAAAPPVQILIDALGMGTAKLLLLIVIGAMLFCGLANMTSNTRQIFAFSRDGAMPGSSLWHSVSLRTRTPVKAVWLAAACSLVLIIPGWWSHTAFTAIVSVNVVGLYLAYGVPIFLRLRLDDFEPGPWNLGRWGKPVAAVAVTWIALSSVLFMLPQTSPITTDSFNYAPIALGTVLFIATLWWFATARRRFQGPVSYGSPDEVAAMDLI, via the coding sequence ATGGGCTACCCGCGGAAACTCACCCGCAGATTCCACGCGTTCGACAATTTCGCGATATCTTTCACGATCATCAACATCATCTCCGGTATATTCTCCGCCTTCGGATTCGGAATGGGCGCCGGCGGGCCGCGCATCCTCGTCTTCGGCTGGATCGGTGTGTCGGTGATGGTGCTGTTCGTCGGCGCGGCGATGGGCGAGATCGCCTCCGCCTACCCGACCAGCGGCGCACTGTACTTCTCCGCGGGCAAGCTCGCCAAGCGGCACCGCGGCGCCTGGTCCTGGTACACGGGATGGCTGAACTTCGTCGGCCAGGTGGGCGGCACGGCCGCCACCAACTACGCGGCGGCCACCTTCATCCAGGCCTTCGTGTCGATGCAGTGGCCGTCGTACGACCCGACGCCCCAGCAGACCGTCGGCATCGCCGCGGTGATCCTGGTGGTGCAGGCGCTGGCCAACACGTACACCGTGCAGCTGGTGGCCGTGGTGAACCGGATCTCCGTGTGGTGGCTGCTGGTCGGCATGGTGGTCATCGTGGCCGCCCTGACCTTCAAGCCCTCGCACCACCAGTCGGCCTCGTTCGCCAACCACTTCGTCAACACCACCGGGTTCAGCAACGGGCTGTACGCGGCGATGCTGGGCCTGCTGGTGACCAGCTGGACGTTCACCGGCTTCGACGGCAGCTTCCATATGTCCGAGGAGACCGTGAAGGCCACGGTCAACACCCCCAAGGGCATCATGCGCGCGATCATCTACTCGGCGCTCGCCGGGCTGGTCCTGATGCTCGCCCTGGTGTACGCGATCCGCGACTACGCGGGCGAGGCGGGCGCGGCGGCGCCGCCGGTGCAGATCCTCATCGACGCGCTCGGCATGGGCACCGCCAAGCTGCTCCTGCTGATCGTGATCGGCGCCATGCTGTTCTGCGGCCTCGCCAACATGACCAGCAACACCCGCCAGATCTTCGCCTTCTCGCGCGACGGGGCGATGCCGGGCTCCAGCCTGTGGCACTCGGTCTCGCTGCGCACCCGCACCCCGGTCAAGGCCGTATGGCTGGCCGCGGCCTGCTCGCTGGTACTGATCATTCCCGGCTGGTGGTCGCACACCGCCTTCACCGCGATCGTCAGCGTCAACGTCGTCGGGCTCTACCTCGCCTACGGCGTGCCCATCTTCCTGCGGCTGCGCCTGGACGACTTCGAGCCCGGCCCGTGGAATCTGGGCCGCTGGGGCAAGCCCGTGGCCGCGGTCGCCGTGACCTGGATCGCGCTCAGCAGTGTGCTGTTCATGCTGCCGCAGACCTCGCCGATCACCACCGACTCGTTCAACTACGCGCCGATCGCGCTGGGCACGGTGCTGTTCATCGCCACCCTGTGGTGGTTCGCCACCGCCCGCCGCCGCTTCCAGGGCCCGGTCAGCTACGGCAGCCCCGACGAGGTGGCCGCGATGGACCTCATCTGA